One window of the Oncorhynchus keta strain PuntledgeMale-10-30-2019 chromosome 31, Oket_V2, whole genome shotgun sequence genome contains the following:
- the LOC118371297 gene encoding carcinoembryonic antigen-related cell adhesion molecule 5-like isoform X2, whose amino-acid sequence MEYPLVWVFILVLLNFTTDVSGQVVVPSMNPLAVGSNVTLNLVPESSINIGTWSYETTTIVLFYPGGSIVSKSYQGRVSFNRSSAELSISSLQLNDSGRYTVQGMKPVLYAVVTLSVQEPISNVTLRANATDLVELNDTAIFTCSVSSGTSLSYRWLNGSSEVTASDRVRLGGGTSTLTIVSVTRYDEGPFRCEVINGISNGTSQPIGLNVRYGPSNLTMMVVPEMTIGHTAYKTGSDITLSCSAQSKPAESYKWRFNGMFLNEQSPQLSLQNTRENQTGSYACLAYNNVTLRYATMSTMIKVVEPISAVSLNRDGKPPILDQSFTLRCEVTEPVDYIHWLMNGQLISLNNRTFFSTGNKTMVINPIQFSDNGEYLCEAFNAVSNLTSMTYKLVVNFGPERPAITSPDIAMTGHNVTFNCSASSQPPSQFSWIFKDSQVAVGSEFETGPLTLANNGEYTCVAFNNITGRNSTVSKMLIVVEPVTMAMVKVMGAQPVEDYLFTLTCDTAGTIYSIQWMRNGWPLYADNRTDVSMNNNTLTFDSVQDSDNGDYKCSASNPLSNMTSPEYKLIINYGPERPVIMSPDIAMTGYNVTFNCSASSQPPSQFRWFFNGSQVATGSVYETGPLTLASHGEYTCVAFNNITVRNSTVSKMLTIIAPVTMTMVKVIGAQPILNERFSLTCGTAGTVYSIQWMRNGWPLYADNRTDFFMNNNTLTFNSVQHSDNGDYQCSASNPFSNMTSPEYKLIINYGPEMPVITGPALGETGHNLTLNCLASSQPLSQFSWFFNGSQVATGSLYETGPLTLASQGEYTCVAFNNITGRNSTASKMLTVIEAIKSVMVKRNKIPISSDNLTLTCDVTGRYDTIYWMKDNLSLVLNNTLNSDITISNNSLHFSPVKVSNDGNYQCVATNLFGPHTSPKYQLRVNYGPLSVNISGPVSVVLGSVITVTLKCSADSRPTSDYGWIFNNQSVLGTGPLMAVIASLENAGDYTCVAKNPVTNISMSKTISLDVPGHSPAPPFLSRVGLMLTALLALSLCL is encoded by the exons ATGGAGTATCCTCTAGTGTGGGTTTTCATCCTGGTGCTGCTCAACTTCACTACAG ATGTCTCTGGCCAGGTGGTGGTTCCCTCGATGAACCCCTTAGCTGTGGGCAGTAATGTCACCCTGAACCTAGTTCCCGAAAGCTCCATCAACATAGGGACCTGGTCATATGAAACTACAACCATCGTACTTTTCTATCCTGGTGGCAGTATTGTGAGTAAAAGTTATCAAGGCAGAGTCTCATTCAACCGTTCCTCCGCAGAGCTGTCCATAAGCTCTCTCCAACTCAACGACTCAGGACGATATACCGTGCAGGGAATGAAGCCAGTCCTGTATGCTGTGGTGACCTTGTCTGTCCAGG AGCCCATTTCAAACGTGACTCTAAGGGCCAACGCCACTGATCTAGTGGAATTGAACGACACTGCCATTTTCACCTGCTCCGTCTCCTCTGGCACCTCCCTCTCCTACCGCTGGCTGAATGGCAGCTCAGAGGTCACAGCTAGTGACAGAGTTCGGCTTGGTGGTGGGACCAGCACTCTTACCATAGTCAGTGTGACACGATACGATGAAGGGCCCTTCAGATGTGAGGTCATCAACGGAATCAGCAACGGCACCAGCCAGCCCATTGGCCTCAATGTTAGAT ATGGCCCAAGTAACCTCACCATGATGGTAGTTCCTGAGATGACCATAGGACATACAGCCTACAAGACGggctctgacatcactctgtcctgctcCGCTCAGTCCAAACCCGCTGAGTCCTACAAGTGGAGGTTTAATGGGATGTTCCTCAACGAGCAAAGCCCACAGCTCAGCCTGCAGAACaccagagagaaccagacaggGAGTTACGCCTGCTTAGCCTACAACAATGTCACACTCCGATACGCCACCATGAGCACAATGATAAAGGTTGTGG AGCCGATATCAGCGGTTTCGTTGAACCGTGATGGGAAGCCACCGATACTGGATCAGTCGTTCACTCTGCGGTGTGAGGTGACTGAACCTGTAGACTACATTCACTGGCTGATGAACGGCCAGCTCATCTCCCTAAACAACAGAACATTCTTCTCTACGGGCAACAAGACAATGGTTATCAATCCAATCCAATTTTCTGACAATGGAGAATATCTCTGTGAGGCCTTTAATGCTGTTAGCAACCTGACCAGCATGACATACAAGCTTGTGGTGAACT TTGGACCAGAGAGACCTGCTATAACTAGTCCGGATATAGCAATGACAGGACACAACGTGACCTtcaactgctcagcctcctctcagcctcccagTCAGTTCAGTTGGATCTTCAAAGACTCCCAGGTGGCGGTTGGCTCAGAGTTTGAGACTGGCCCACTGACCTTAGCCAATAATGGAGAATACACCTGTGTGGCCTTCAACAACATCACTGGCAGAAACAGCACTGTCTCCAAGATGCTCATTGTTGTTG AACCAGTAACCATGGCCATGGTGAAAGTCATGGGAGCCCAGCCAGTAGAAGACTACTTGTTTACACTGACCTGTGACACTGCTGGAACCATTTACTCCATTCAGTGGATGAGGAACGGCTGGCCTCTGTATGCTGACAACAGAACAGATGTCTCTATGAACAACAATACACTGACATTCGACTCTGTCCAGGATTCTGACAACGGAGACTATAAGTGTTCTGCCTCCAACCCCCTCAGCAACATGACCAGCCCAGAATACAAACTAATCATCAACT ATGGTCCAGAGAGACCTGTTATCATGAGTCCGGATATAGCAATGACAGGATACAACGTGACCTtcaactgctcagcctcctctcagcctcccagCCAGTTCAGATGGTTCTTCAACGGCTCCCAGGTGGCgactggctcagtgtatgagACTGGCCCACTGACCTTAGCCAGTCATGGGGAGTACACCTGTGTGGCCTTCAACAACATCACTGTCAGAAACAGCACTGTCTCCAAGATGCTCACCATCATTG CACCTGTGACCATGACCATGGTGAAAGTCATTGGAGCCCAGCCAATACTGAACGAGAGATTCTCTCTGACCTGTGGCACCGCTGGAACGGTTTACTCCATTCAGTGGATGAGGAACGGCTGGCCTCTGTATGCTGACAACAGAACAGACTTCTTTATGAACAACAATACACTGACATTCAACTCTGTCCAGCATTCTGACAACGGAGACTATCAGTGTTCTGCCTCCAACCCCTTCAGCAACATGACCAGCCCAGAATACAAACTAATCATCAACT atggaccagagATGCCTGTTATAACGGGACCAGCATTAGGAGAAACAGGACACAACTTGACCTTAAACTGCTtggcctcctctcagcctctcagccagTTCAGCTGGTTCTTCAATGGATCCCAGGTGGCGACTGGCTCATTGTATGAGACGGGCCCACTGACCTTAGCCAGTCAAGGGGAATACACCTGTGTGGCCTTCAACAACATTACTGGCAGAAACAGCACTGCTTCCAAGATGCTCACCGTCATTG AGGCTATAAAGTCAGTGATGGTGAAACGAAACAAAATTCCAATATCATCTGACAACCTAACCCTGACCTGTGATGTCACCGGGCGCTATGACACCATCTACTGGATGAAGGACAACCTGTCTCTGGTCCTGAACAACACCTTGAACTCTGACATAACCATCTCTAACAACTCTCTGCACTTCAGTCCAGTCAAGGTGTCTAACGATGGAAACTATCAGTGCGTTGCCACCAATCTCTTTGGTCCACACACCAGCCCTAAATACCAGCTACGGGTAAACT atggCCCCCTGAGTGTGAACATCTCTGGCCCAGTCTCAGTGGTGCTTGGCTCAGTAATCACAGTCACGCTAAAGTGCTCTGCTGACTCCCGGCCAACCAGCGATTACGGGTGGATATTCAACAACCAATCAGTGCTAGGGACTGGTCCTTTGATGGCTGTTATCGCCTCCTTGGAGAATGCAGGGGACTACACTTGTGTGGCCAAGAACCCTGTGACCAACATCTCTATGTCCAAGACCATTAGTCTGGATGTCCCTG gcCACTCGCCTGCCCCTCCATTCCTGTCCAGAGTTGGTCTGATGCTGACGGCCCTgctagccctctctctctgcctctga
- the LOC118371297 gene encoding hemicentin-1-like isoform X1, with product MEYPLVWVFILVLLNFTTDVSGQVVVPSMNPLAVGSNVTLNLVPESSINIGTWSYETTTIVLFYPGGSIVSKSYQGRVSFNRSSAELSISSLQLNDSGRYTVQGMKPVLYAVVTLSVQEPISNVTLRANATDLVELNDTAIFTCSVSSGTSLSYRWLNGSSEVTASDRVRLGGGTSTLTIVSVTRYDEGPFRCEVINGISNGTSQPIGLNVRYGPSNLTMMVVPEMTIGHTAYKTGSDITLSCSAQSKPAESYKWRFNGMFLNEQSPQLSLQNTRENQTGSYACLAYNNVTLRYATMSTMIKVVEPISAVSLNRDGKPPILDQSFTLRCEVTEPVDYIHWLMNGQLISLNNRTFFSTGNKTMVINPIQFSDNGEYLCEAFNAVSNLTSMTYKLVVNFGPERPAITSPDIAMTGHNVTFNCSASSQPPSQFSWIFKDSQVAVGSEFETGPLTLANNGEYTCVAFNNITGRNSTVSKMLIVVEPVIMAMVKAMGSQPILNQTFSLTCETSGTIYSIHWMRNGWLLYADNRTDFSMNNNTLTFNSVQHSDNGDYQCFASNPLSNMTSRNYRLIVNYGPERPVIMSPDIAMTGYNVTFNCSASSQPPSQFSWIFKDSQMAVGSVYETGPLTLANHGEYTCVAFNNITGRNSTVSKMLIVVEPVTMAMVKVMGAQPVEDYLFTLTCDTAGTIYSIQWMRNGWPLYADNRTDVSMNNNTLTFDSVQDSDNGDYKCSASNPLSNMTSPEYKLIINYGPERPVIMSPDIAMTGYNVTFNCSASSQPPSQFRWFFNGSQVATGSVYETGPLTLASHGEYTCVAFNNITVRNSTVSKMLTIIAPVTMTMVKVIGAQPILNERFSLTCGTAGTVYSIQWMRNGWPLYADNRTDFFMNNNTLTFNSVQHSDNGDYQCSASNPFSNMTSPEYKLIINYGPEMPVITGPALGETGHNLTLNCLASSQPLSQFSWFFNGSQVATGSLYETGPLTLASQGEYTCVAFNNITGRNSTASKMLTVIEAIKSVMVKRNKIPISSDNLTLTCDVTGRYDTIYWMKDNLSLVLNNTLNSDITISNNSLHFSPVKVSNDGNYQCVATNLFGPHTSPKYQLRVNYGPLSVNISGPVSVVLGSVITVTLKCSADSRPTSDYGWIFNNQSVLGTGPLMAVIASLENAGDYTCVAKNPVTNISMSKTISLDVPGHSPAPPFLSRVGLMLTALLALSLCL from the exons ATGGAGTATCCTCTAGTGTGGGTTTTCATCCTGGTGCTGCTCAACTTCACTACAG ATGTCTCTGGCCAGGTGGTGGTTCCCTCGATGAACCCCTTAGCTGTGGGCAGTAATGTCACCCTGAACCTAGTTCCCGAAAGCTCCATCAACATAGGGACCTGGTCATATGAAACTACAACCATCGTACTTTTCTATCCTGGTGGCAGTATTGTGAGTAAAAGTTATCAAGGCAGAGTCTCATTCAACCGTTCCTCCGCAGAGCTGTCCATAAGCTCTCTCCAACTCAACGACTCAGGACGATATACCGTGCAGGGAATGAAGCCAGTCCTGTATGCTGTGGTGACCTTGTCTGTCCAGG AGCCCATTTCAAACGTGACTCTAAGGGCCAACGCCACTGATCTAGTGGAATTGAACGACACTGCCATTTTCACCTGCTCCGTCTCCTCTGGCACCTCCCTCTCCTACCGCTGGCTGAATGGCAGCTCAGAGGTCACAGCTAGTGACAGAGTTCGGCTTGGTGGTGGGACCAGCACTCTTACCATAGTCAGTGTGACACGATACGATGAAGGGCCCTTCAGATGTGAGGTCATCAACGGAATCAGCAACGGCACCAGCCAGCCCATTGGCCTCAATGTTAGAT ATGGCCCAAGTAACCTCACCATGATGGTAGTTCCTGAGATGACCATAGGACATACAGCCTACAAGACGggctctgacatcactctgtcctgctcCGCTCAGTCCAAACCCGCTGAGTCCTACAAGTGGAGGTTTAATGGGATGTTCCTCAACGAGCAAAGCCCACAGCTCAGCCTGCAGAACaccagagagaaccagacaggGAGTTACGCCTGCTTAGCCTACAACAATGTCACACTCCGATACGCCACCATGAGCACAATGATAAAGGTTGTGG AGCCGATATCAGCGGTTTCGTTGAACCGTGATGGGAAGCCACCGATACTGGATCAGTCGTTCACTCTGCGGTGTGAGGTGACTGAACCTGTAGACTACATTCACTGGCTGATGAACGGCCAGCTCATCTCCCTAAACAACAGAACATTCTTCTCTACGGGCAACAAGACAATGGTTATCAATCCAATCCAATTTTCTGACAATGGAGAATATCTCTGTGAGGCCTTTAATGCTGTTAGCAACCTGACCAGCATGACATACAAGCTTGTGGTGAACT TTGGACCAGAGAGACCTGCTATAACTAGTCCGGATATAGCAATGACAGGACACAACGTGACCTtcaactgctcagcctcctctcagcctcccagTCAGTTCAGTTGGATCTTCAAAGACTCCCAGGTGGCGGTTGGCTCAGAGTTTGAGACTGGCCCACTGACCTTAGCCAATAATGGAGAATACACCTGTGTGGCCTTCAACAACATCACTGGCAGAAACAGCACTGTCTCCAAGATGCTCATTGTTGTTG AACCAGTCATCATGGCCATGGTGAAAGCAATGGGATCCCAGCCAATACTGAACCAGACATTCTCTCTGACCTGTGAGACATCTGGAACAATTTACTCCATTCATTGGATGAGGAACGGCTGGCTTCTGTATGCTGATAACAGAACAGATTTCTCTATGAACAACAATACACTGACATTCAACTCTGTCCAGCATTCTGACAACGGAGACTATCAGTGTTTTGCCTCCAACCCACTCAGCAACATGACCAGCCGAAACTACAGACTGATCGTCAACT ATGGTCCAGAGAGACCTGTTATCATGAGTCCGGATATAGCAATGACAGGATACAATGTGACCTtcaactgctcagcctcctctcagcctcccagCCAGTTCAGTTGGATCTTCAAAGACTCCCAGATGGCGGTTGGCTCAGTGTATGAGACTGGCCCACTGACCTTAGCCAATCATGGGGAGTACACCTGTGTGGCCTTCAACAACATCACTGGCAGAAACAGCACTGTCTCCAAGATGCTCATTGTTGTTG AACCAGTAACCATGGCCATGGTGAAAGTCATGGGAGCCCAGCCAGTAGAAGACTACTTGTTTACACTGACCTGTGACACTGCTGGAACCATTTACTCCATTCAGTGGATGAGGAACGGCTGGCCTCTGTATGCTGACAACAGAACAGATGTCTCTATGAACAACAATACACTGACATTCGACTCTGTCCAGGATTCTGACAACGGAGACTATAAGTGTTCTGCCTCCAACCCCCTCAGCAACATGACCAGCCCAGAATACAAACTAATCATCAACT ATGGTCCAGAGAGACCTGTTATCATGAGTCCGGATATAGCAATGACAGGATACAACGTGACCTtcaactgctcagcctcctctcagcctcccagCCAGTTCAGATGGTTCTTCAACGGCTCCCAGGTGGCgactggctcagtgtatgagACTGGCCCACTGACCTTAGCCAGTCATGGGGAGTACACCTGTGTGGCCTTCAACAACATCACTGTCAGAAACAGCACTGTCTCCAAGATGCTCACCATCATTG CACCTGTGACCATGACCATGGTGAAAGTCATTGGAGCCCAGCCAATACTGAACGAGAGATTCTCTCTGACCTGTGGCACCGCTGGAACGGTTTACTCCATTCAGTGGATGAGGAACGGCTGGCCTCTGTATGCTGACAACAGAACAGACTTCTTTATGAACAACAATACACTGACATTCAACTCTGTCCAGCATTCTGACAACGGAGACTATCAGTGTTCTGCCTCCAACCCCTTCAGCAACATGACCAGCCCAGAATACAAACTAATCATCAACT atggaccagagATGCCTGTTATAACGGGACCAGCATTAGGAGAAACAGGACACAACTTGACCTTAAACTGCTtggcctcctctcagcctctcagccagTTCAGCTGGTTCTTCAATGGATCCCAGGTGGCGACTGGCTCATTGTATGAGACGGGCCCACTGACCTTAGCCAGTCAAGGGGAATACACCTGTGTGGCCTTCAACAACATTACTGGCAGAAACAGCACTGCTTCCAAGATGCTCACCGTCATTG AGGCTATAAAGTCAGTGATGGTGAAACGAAACAAAATTCCAATATCATCTGACAACCTAACCCTGACCTGTGATGTCACCGGGCGCTATGACACCATCTACTGGATGAAGGACAACCTGTCTCTGGTCCTGAACAACACCTTGAACTCTGACATAACCATCTCTAACAACTCTCTGCACTTCAGTCCAGTCAAGGTGTCTAACGATGGAAACTATCAGTGCGTTGCCACCAATCTCTTTGGTCCACACACCAGCCCTAAATACCAGCTACGGGTAAACT atggCCCCCTGAGTGTGAACATCTCTGGCCCAGTCTCAGTGGTGCTTGGCTCAGTAATCACAGTCACGCTAAAGTGCTCTGCTGACTCCCGGCCAACCAGCGATTACGGGTGGATATTCAACAACCAATCAGTGCTAGGGACTGGTCCTTTGATGGCTGTTATCGCCTCCTTGGAGAATGCAGGGGACTACACTTGTGTGGCCAAGAACCCTGTGACCAACATCTCTATGTCCAAGACCATTAGTCTGGATGTCCCTG gcCACTCGCCTGCCCCTCCATTCCTGTCCAGAGTTGGTCTGATGCTGACGGCCCTgctagccctctctctctgcctctga